In Nitrospira sp., the following proteins share a genomic window:
- a CDS encoding GTP-binding protein, with translation MAPVPVTVLTGFLGAGKTTLLNRILTTEHGKRVAVIVNEFGEVGIDNQLVIGADEEIFEMNNGCICCTVRGDLIRIIGNLLKRKDRFDYMVIETTGLADPAPVAQTFFVDDEMKRRLLLDGIVTVVDSKHIWEHLDTSPEAKEQIAFADVILLNKIDLVPSGEVDKLEARIRGINVMAKIHRTKDARIEIARLLNIGAFDLSRKLEIDPNFLGEEAHQHDPNVFSVALVEDGLVDEGKVNDWFREVLSTMGTKIYRMKGILNVKGRDHRFVFQGVHMLFDGKADRAWKSGEVRNNQLVFIGKDLDRDALTKGFRSCLV, from the coding sequence ATGGCTCCGGTGCCGGTGACGGTCTTGACGGGATTTCTGGGAGCCGGAAAGACGACGTTACTCAATCGTATCTTGACGACCGAGCACGGCAAACGTGTGGCGGTCATCGTCAACGAGTTTGGTGAGGTCGGAATCGACAATCAGCTCGTCATCGGGGCAGATGAAGAGATCTTTGAGATGAACAACGGCTGTATTTGCTGCACCGTGCGTGGCGATTTGATCAGGATCATCGGGAATCTTCTCAAGCGAAAAGATCGATTTGACTACATGGTGATTGAGACAACAGGGTTGGCCGATCCTGCGCCGGTTGCACAGACATTCTTCGTCGATGATGAGATGAAGCGGAGGCTGTTGCTCGACGGCATCGTGACCGTCGTCGATTCCAAACATATTTGGGAGCATCTCGACACAAGTCCAGAGGCCAAGGAGCAAATCGCGTTTGCCGATGTCATCTTGTTAAACAAGATCGATCTCGTCCCGTCCGGCGAAGTCGACAAGTTGGAAGCACGTATTCGGGGCATCAATGTGATGGCCAAGATTCACCGGACGAAAGATGCCCGGATCGAGATCGCCCGGTTGCTCAATATCGGCGCATTTGACTTAAGTCGTAAGCTTGAAATCGACCCCAACTTCCTTGGAGAAGAGGCGCACCAGCATGATCCCAATGTGTTTTCCGTGGCCCTCGTTGAGGATGGACTGGTCGATGAGGGGAAAGTGAACGACTGGTTCCGCGAAGTGCTAAGTACGATGGGGACGAAGATCTATCGGATGAAGGGCATTCTCAACGTGAAAGGCCGTGACCATCGGTTTGTGTTCCAGGGCGTGCACATGCTGTTCGACGGGAAGGCGGACCGTGCCTGGAAATCCGGTGAAGTCCGCAATAACCAGCTGGTGTTCATCGGGAAAGACTTGGATCGGGATGCGCTGACGAAGGGGTTCCGATCGTGCCTCGTCTAG
- a CDS encoding transcriptional repressor, whose translation MEAAIAKSLKAGGKKLTKARKAILAVLERNAFPVTVAEVHAGVVKAKTSVDLVTVYRNLAMLQELGLVNPVGFHEGQMRYEVVHGRAHHHHIQCRSCGKIVDLMLCPLEKLTKLVEEQTRFSVDGHALEFFGWCPQCR comes from the coding sequence GTGGAAGCTGCGATCGCGAAGAGTCTCAAGGCTGGCGGGAAGAAGCTGACGAAGGCCAGAAAGGCCATTCTCGCCGTTCTCGAGCGCAATGCATTCCCTGTTACAGTGGCCGAGGTGCACGCGGGTGTGGTTAAGGCCAAAACCAGTGTCGATCTTGTGACGGTTTACCGTAACCTGGCCATGCTCCAAGAGCTTGGTTTGGTGAATCCCGTCGGGTTTCATGAAGGGCAGATGCGGTATGAGGTGGTTCATGGCCGAGCGCACCACCATCATATTCAGTGCCGTAGTTGCGGCAAGATCGTCGATCTGATGCTCTGCCCATTGGAGAAGCTGACAAAGCTCGTAGAAGAACAAACTCGGTTCTCCGTAGATGGACATGCCTTAGAGTTTTTTGGATGGTGCCCCCAATGCCGGTAA